TTCTTTCGGATTCAGCGCAATGATCGGTGACGTTTCGGTCAGTCCGTATCCCTGGATAAAATCGATTCCCAATTCGTTGTAGACGCGGAACACGCTCGGTGCGAGCGGGCCGCCGCCGCAAATGGCGATGCGCAGCGTTGAAATGCTTGCTTTTTCCAGAACGGGTTTGAACAGTTTTTTGCCGGGATTCACTTTGAATATTTTCTTGACCAGATAGGAAATGCCCATCAGGAATTTCATGACGCCGTATACGACGGGACCTTTGTCCCTGATTCCTTTGAGAATTCCCGCCAGAAGTTTGTTGAACAGTAGCGGAACTCCCAGCAGCATCGTAATTTTACCTTCGCGCAGTTCTTTGAGCATACGCGAAACGGCCATCGTTTTTCCGAATACGATTTCCGCACCTACGGAAATCGCTTCTATAAAAACGGCGAGCATCGTGTACGAATGGTGAATCGGCAGCAGGGCGTAAAAAACGTCCGTGCTGTAAATGGAAAGATTCATCTGCGCAATGTAGCAGTCCGATACGAGATTTTTATGGGTGAGCATGACGCCCTTCGGTACGCCGGTGGTGCCGGACGTGAACAGAATGGCCGCCGTGTCGCTTTCCGATGCCGGCGTGATTTCCGCCGTTTTTGAAGTTTCCAGATTATACGCGTACGTGTCGGCGTGTTTGGGCGATAATGAATAGATTTGGGCGCCGCACGTGTGTTCGCTGAAATAATCGTATTTTTCTTCATCTACAAAGAAAAACGTCGGTTTCGCCGTGTTCAGGAGATTTTCTATTTCCGTGTCGTGCAGGCCGTAGTCGATCGGTACGATCGTTCCGCCGGCGAACAGCGTCGCAAGGTATACGGTTGCCCATTCAGGCGAATTTTTTCCGGAGACGGCGACGTGGTCCCCGTGTTTCACTCCGGCCGCATGAAGCCAGGCTGCAAGTTTTTCAATGTTCCGCAGCACCTGCGTATACGTGAGCGTATGTTTTTCAGGGATAAAATCCGTAAAACACGGGCGATCCGGATACCGCGCTACGGTAATGCGGAACATTTCCGGCAAAGTCGGCCATTCGCCCGAAAACAGTTTTCCCCTCCAGTCGTCAAGAAATCCCCAAGGTGTGTTTTTACCCGTCTGTTTCATAGTTCCCGTTCCTGTTGTGTGTAATTCGGCATACTGCCGTAAGAGGCGTACCCCGATCAGATACTATATAAGTATGACATACTTTCCGTCAAAAATGTTGCAAAAAAAATGTGATTTTTCGGGAATTTTTTGTAAATATGGTTTATACTCTGTTCTATGATTACGAATAGTCGGAAGTCTCTTTTTTTTCTGATCATATGCGGTGCGTTTTCGGCGTCTTTTGTCTGGGGCGCAGCCGAACGGATGTCTGCGGAAGAATCTCTCGCGGCGCGGAACAAGATGATTGCGTACGGCAAACAGTTCGTCGGCGTACCGTACGCGTACGGCGGTATTGATGCTTCGGGTATGGATTGTTCGGGGTTCATTTTTACCGTCGCGCGCGAGTCGATCGGCGTACAGCTGCCGCGCACCGTGTCCGCGCTCTATGCGAACGTTAAAATCATCGACGATATGTACAAGGAACCGGGAGATATCGTTTTTTTCCGGACGGTCGGCAATAAGATTTCTCACGCCGGATTATATATGGGAAACAATCAATTCATGCACGCGGTGAGCGACGGTCCGAATACCGGCGTCATCGTTTCATCCCTGAAAGAAACTTATTGGAAAAACGCGTACGCCGGTGCGGGGCAGTTTCTGCCTGCTTCAACGTACGTCGCCGGTTCCGAATCCGTGCAGATTCCTGTCTCGGGAACGGAAGACGGTTCACGCCCGTCCGCTGCGTCTGGTTCCGCTGCGTCGGGTTCGTTCGCATCCGGTATTGTGCTGGACGCGTCGCTCGGCGTGAATTGGAACCTGTTTACGGCCGATCGGTTTTTGCTGAATTTTCGCGGCGTTTCGGTCGACGTGCACGCCCGGTACGGTAAATGGGCGGCGCAGCCGGGACTCGGCGTCGGATTTACGTACGATCCGAGTATGCACGTGTTTCAGATCCCGCTTTTGTTTTCCGTAACGCTTTCCCGCGGAATCCGCGTGTACGCGGGACCGGTGTTTTCGATCGGATCGGCGGTGGAACCGGGTTCCGGCGATTCCGGCGAGGGGAGCCGCATCGAGCCGTCGATTTTTCCGGGCGTAATAGGCGTCTGCTGGCAGTCCCCGTCGATTTCGGCAGGCGGCGCCGAGTTTTCGCTCATGCAGGATATCCGTTATTCGGTGTTCAATAAGACGAACGGTGCGGCTTTGCCGTTTTTGAACTCAATGGCCGCCGGATTGGTGCTTTCCTCCGGTTTGCGCGTAACGTTTCCGCTGTCCCGCTTTCTTTAACGGTATACGTGCGGCGAACCGTTCGGTTCGGGTGCGGCGCATACCGGAACGCGCTGTGCATATCCGAACGTTCAGCGCATACCGGAACGTTCAGCGCATACCGGAACGTTCAGCGCCGGATACGATGTTTTTGCCTGCCGGTTTAACGGTGTAATAAGGAATTTATATGAAGTGCGATTGCGTATATGATGTATGTGAAATTTCCTGCGCCTCCGCGGCGCCGCTGCGGAAGCGACAGCCGTTACTGTTACGGCAGGCGCGTACGACGCGTGCCGTCGTCCTGATTGCCGCGGCGCTGCTCGCGTTCGTTTCCT
This sequence is a window from Treponema brennaborense DSM 12168. Protein-coding genes within it:
- a CDS encoding AMP-dependent synthetase/ligase, which gives rise to MKQTGKNTPWGFLDDWRGKLFSGEWPTLPEMFRITVARYPDRPCFTDFIPEKHTLTYTQVLRNIEKLAAWLHAAGVKHGDHVAVSGKNSPEWATVYLATLFAGGTIVPIDYGLHDTEIENLLNTAKPTFFFVDEEKYDYFSEHTCGAQIYSLSPKHADTYAYNLETSKTAEITPASESDTAAILFTSGTTGVPKGVMLTHKNLVSDCYIAQMNLSIYSTDVFYALLPIHHSYTMLAVFIEAISVGAEIVFGKTMAVSRMLKELREGKITMLLGVPLLFNKLLAGILKGIRDKGPVVYGVMKFLMGISYLVKKIFKVNPGKKLFKPVLEKASISTLRIAICGGGPLAPSVFRVYNELGIDFIQGYGLTETSPIIALNPKEAFKIESVGKFFAPYMEMKILDPNEDGIGEVAVKGPMVMQGYYQMPEATAEVFTDDGWFKTGDLGKIDAENYLYLAGRAKNMIVTEGGKNVYPEEIENAFQLYTDIEQITVRGYIMDKAMKSEGIEALVYPSDELIKRLNVVRGDPEALPAVQEETEQIVAKVNKVLQPYARISHVVILDEPLEMTTTKKVKRTYNT
- a CDS encoding C40 family peptidase, which encodes MITNSRKSLFFLIICGAFSASFVWGAAERMSAEESLAARNKMIAYGKQFVGVPYAYGGIDASGMDCSGFIFTVARESIGVQLPRTVSALYANVKIIDDMYKEPGDIVFFRTVGNKISHAGLYMGNNQFMHAVSDGPNTGVIVSSLKETYWKNAYAGAGQFLPASTYVAGSESVQIPVSGTEDGSRPSAASGSAASGSFASGIVLDASLGVNWNLFTADRFLLNFRGVSVDVHARYGKWAAQPGLGVGFTYDPSMHVFQIPLLFSVTLSRGIRVYAGPVFSIGSAVEPGSGDSGEGSRIEPSIFPGVIGVCWQSPSISAGGAEFSLMQDIRYSVFNKTNGAALPFLNSMAAGLVLSSGLRVTFPLSRFL